Proteins from a genomic interval of Papaver somniferum cultivar HN1 chromosome 4, ASM357369v1, whole genome shotgun sequence:
- the LOC113275609 gene encoding 30S ribosomal protein 3, chloroplastic-like, translating into MLSMAASINTSVVTHSSLPLQKPLFKPFKSSISINPKITSFNFSILKLDASRETKFSASASAAEAVVEEEASSTEEEVPEDTDDDESQKLGVVVKAFEKPRLVLKFVWLEKNIGLALDQVIPGHGTIPLSPYYFWPRKDAWEELKSMLESKPWISQKRMIILLNQATDIINLWQQSGGNLS; encoded by the exons ATGTTATCCATGGCAGCAAGTATCAATACATCTGTTGTAACACATTCTTCATTACCTCTGCAAAAACCCCTCTTTAAACCCTTTAAATCTTCAATCTCAATCAACCCAAAAATCACTTCTTTCAATTTCTCTATCTTAAAACTTGATGCTTCTAGAGAAACTAAATTTTCTGCATCAGCATCTGCAGCTGAAgccgttgttgaagaagaagcatcatcaactgaagaagaagtaCCAGAAGACACAGACGATGATGAATCCCAG AAACTTGGTGTGGTAGTGAAGGCATTTGAGAAGCCAAGACTAGTATTGAAGTTTGTTTGGTTGGAGAAGAATATTGGATTAGCACTTGATCAGGTGATACCTGGTCATGGTACAATTCCATTGAGTCCTTATTATTTTTGGCCAAGGAAAGATGCTTGGGAAGAACTGAAATCAATGCTTGAAAGTAAACCATGGATTTCGCAGAAAAGGATGATTATTTTACTTAATCAAGCTACTGATATTATCAATTTGTGGCAGCAAAGTGGTGGGAATTTGTCATAG